The following proteins come from a genomic window of Diceros bicornis minor isolate mBicDic1 chromosome 4, mDicBic1.mat.cur, whole genome shotgun sequence:
- the LOC131401135 gene encoding neuroblastoma breakpoint family member 6-like protein, with amino-acid sequence MTTLDIKEELQSQLAKSKQDFRDLREKFLISQVTAYILANQLQKYKCGECKGIVESVLKKELHSNEGNLAEKSTLAQKLSKEEVRCESEGT; translated from the exons ATGACCACCCTGGACATCAAAGAGGAGCTTCAATCCCAGCTGGCAAAAAGCAAGCAGGACTTCAGAGACCTTAGAGAGAAGTTCCTTATATCCCAAGTGACTGCCTACATCCTGGCCAACCAGCTGCAGAAATACA aGTGTGGAGAGTGCAAAGGCATCGTTGAATCCGTGTTGAAGAAGGAACTGCATTCTAATGAGGGGAATCTGGCAGAGAAGTCAACCTTAGCTCAGAAGCTCAG CAAGGAGGAGGTTCGATGTGAGAGTGAAGGGACATAG